In one uncultured Devosia sp. genomic region, the following are encoded:
- a CDS encoding DUF1801 domain-containing protein: MDPAVAAAFQSYPADMRERLLALRSLIHAVAADTPGVGPLQETLKWGQVSYLTPESGSGTTVRIGHDKASGEPALFVNCHTTLLSQYRALYPDAFIYDGQRGVVIGADADQQALRHVVALALTYHRNKKP, encoded by the coding sequence ATGGACCCGGCGGTCGCAGCGGCTTTCCAATCCTATCCTGCAGACATGCGGGAGCGGTTGCTCGCGCTGCGATCGCTGATCCATGCCGTGGCCGCGGATACGCCGGGCGTCGGGCCGCTGCAAGAGACGCTCAAATGGGGTCAGGTGAGTTATCTGACCCCGGAAAGCGGCAGCGGCACCACGGTGCGGATCGGCCATGACAAGGCGAGCGGCGAGCCCGCACTCTTCGTCAACTGCCATACAACGCTGCTCAGCCAGTATCGCGCGCTCTACCCGGATGCATTCATCTATGACGGGCAGCGCGGCGTGGTAATTGGCGCGGATGCTGACCAACAGGCTTTGCGCCATGTTGTTGCGCTGGCTCTGACCTATCACCGCAACAAGAAGCCTTAG
- a CDS encoding DEAD/DEAH box helicase, protein MSLPETILPPIARALAAKGYESLTPVQAAIIEDETSDRDLLVSAQTGSGKTVAFGMAIAPTLLGEDERFSTLGAPMALVIAPTRELALQVQRELDWLYAETGAKSASCVGGMDARTERRTLERGAHIVVGTPGRLRDHITRGALDMSALRAVVLDEADEMLDLGFREDLEFILDAAPEDRRTLLFSATVPKPIAQLAKTFQRDALRVAATSANEQHADIDYKLMLVPAAERENAIINTLLYFEAVNTIVFASTREGVKHLSSRLHNRGFDVVTLSGELSQAERTNALQSMRDGRARICVATDVAARGIDLPNLDLVIHADLPTNPDTLLHRSGRTGRAGRKGTCVIISPMHRRNVAQRVLKTAKLDVSMMAPPSAEEIEARYRESILSNDMLTQPVAETEAEFVAQLIERHSAEAIAAAYLRQQLAARPAPEDVSATMMPDKPGDKDPRTRERFEGGTWFKVTVGRKHKAEPRWLLPMLCKAGNVTKTAIGSIRIFDTESIFEVAADKADAFTRSVEKNGSGERGVSIMPVDGPGERRSGPPPSQRRPPGPIERYDPNAPRPERADRKARYGSGGMRPDDFEAPSTGGWNPAGEETRVAKPDFDKPRPPKVTKAPVSKDKGKPKWAGKAADGAPPAKKAKPASKDHKPKRKPQV, encoded by the coding sequence ATGTCCCTGCCTGAAACGATCCTGCCCCCTATCGCCCGTGCGCTTGCCGCCAAGGGCTATGAATCCCTCACCCCCGTCCAAGCCGCCATCATCGAAGACGAGACATCCGATCGCGACCTGCTGGTCTCCGCCCAGACCGGCTCCGGCAAAACCGTTGCCTTTGGCATGGCCATCGCGCCGACCCTGCTGGGCGAAGACGAACGCTTCAGCACGCTCGGCGCTCCCATGGCGCTGGTGATCGCGCCAACCCGCGAACTCGCCCTCCAGGTGCAGCGCGAACTCGATTGGCTCTATGCCGAGACCGGCGCGAAGTCCGCCTCCTGCGTCGGCGGCATGGATGCGCGCACCGAGCGCCGCACCCTTGAACGCGGTGCCCACATCGTCGTCGGCACGCCCGGACGCCTCCGCGACCACATCACCCGTGGGGCGCTGGATATGTCGGCCCTGCGCGCCGTCGTGCTCGACGAAGCCGACGAAATGCTCGACCTCGGCTTCCGCGAGGACCTTGAATTCATCCTCGACGCCGCACCCGAAGATCGCCGCACATTGCTGTTCTCGGCGACCGTGCCCAAGCCGATTGCCCAGCTGGCCAAGACTTTTCAGCGCGATGCCCTGCGCGTTGCCGCCACCAGCGCCAACGAGCAGCATGCCGACATCGACTACAAGCTGATGCTGGTTCCCGCCGCCGAGCGTGAAAACGCCATCATCAACACGCTGCTCTACTTCGAGGCGGTCAATACCATCGTCTTCGCCTCGACCCGCGAAGGCGTGAAGCACCTCTCCTCGCGCCTGCACAATCGCGGCTTCGACGTCGTGACCCTCTCGGGTGAGCTGTCGCAGGCCGAACGCACCAATGCGCTGCAGTCCATGCGCGATGGCCGTGCCCGTATCTGCGTCGCCACCGACGTCGCCGCCCGCGGCATCGATCTGCCCAATCTCGACCTCGTCATTCACGCCGACCTGCCGACCAATCCCGACACGCTGCTGCATCGCTCGGGCCGCACCGGTCGTGCGGGTCGCAAGGGCACCTGCGTCATCATCTCGCCGATGCATCGCCGCAATGTGGCGCAGCGCGTGCTCAAGACGGCAAAGCTCGACGTCTCGATGATGGCGCCGCCGTCGGCCGAGGAAATCGAAGCCCGCTATCGCGAAAGCATCCTCTCCAACGACATGCTGACCCAGCCCGTCGCCGAGACAGAGGCCGAATTCGTCGCGCAGCTCATCGAGCGCCATTCCGCCGAAGCCATCGCCGCCGCCTATCTGCGCCAACAGCTTGCGGCACGGCCGGCGCCCGAAGATGTCAGCGCCACCATGATGCCGGACAAGCCGGGCGACAAGGATCCTCGCACCCGCGAGCGTTTCGAAGGCGGCACCTGGTTCAAGGTCACCGTCGGCCGCAAGCACAAGGCCGAGCCGCGTTGGCTGCTGCCCATGCTCTGCAAGGCCGGCAATGTCACCAAGACCGCCATCGGCTCCATCCGCATCTTCGACACCGAATCCATCTTCGAAGTCGCCGCCGACAAGGCCGATGCCTTCACCCGGTCGGTGGAAAAGAACGGCTCGGGCGAACGCGGCGTCAGCATCATGCCTGTCGACGGTCCCGGCGAACGCCGCTCCGGTCCGCCCCCGAGCCAGCGCCGTCCGCCTGGCCCGATCGAGCGCTACGACCCCAATGCGCCGCGCCCCGAACGCGCCGACCGCAAGGCCCGCTACGGCTCGGGCGGTATGCGACCCGACGATTTCGAGGCCCCGTCCACTGGCGGCTGGAATCCTGCCGGCGAAGAAACACGCGTCGCCAAGCCCGACTTCGACAAGCCACGTCCCCCCAAGGTGACCAAGGCGCCCGTCAGCAAGGACAAGGGCAAGCCCAAATGGGCCGGCAAGGCAGCCGATGGCGCGCCGCCCGCCAAAAAGGCCAAGCCCGCCAGCAAGGACCACAAGCCCAAGCGCAAGCCGCAGGTTTGA
- a CDS encoding 4-oxalocrotonate tautomerase family protein, giving the protein MPFISVRILEGATPEQKSEVIAGITDVMVKVLGKNPEMTHIVIEDVPLENWGVRGKSVAEQRKPSGS; this is encoded by the coding sequence ATGCCTTTCATCAGCGTCCGCATTCTCGAAGGTGCCACCCCGGAGCAAAAGTCCGAGGTCATCGCCGGCATTACGGACGTGATGGTCAAGGTTCTCGGCAAGAACCCCGAGATGACCCATATCGTCATTGAGGATGTGCCGCTGGAAAACTGGGGTGTTCGCGGCAAGTCTGTCGCAGAACAGCGCAAGCCATCCGGCTCCTGA
- the ndk gene encoding nucleoside-diphosphate kinase: MALERTFSIIKPDAVRRNLIGKIVAKFEEAGLRPIALKKIHMTRAQAEGFYAVHKERPFFGELVEQMIASPVVVQVLEGEGAILKNREVMGATNPENAAEGTIRKEFALSIGENSVHGSDAPETAAEEIKYFFSDEELVG; this comes from the coding sequence ATGGCGCTCGAACGCACCTTCTCCATCATCAAGCCCGATGCCGTCCGTCGCAACCTCATCGGCAAGATCGTCGCCAAGTTCGAGGAAGCCGGGCTCCGTCCGATCGCGCTGAAGAAGATCCACATGACCCGCGCCCAAGCCGAAGGCTTCTACGCGGTCCACAAGGAACGCCCCTTCTTTGGTGAACTGGTCGAGCAGATGATCGCTTCGCCCGTCGTGGTTCAGGTCCTGGAAGGCGAAGGCGCCATCCTCAAGAACCGTGAAGTCATGGGCGCAACCAACCCCGAAAACGCTGCCGAAGGCACCATCCGCAAGGAATTCGCCCTTTCGATCGGCGAAAACTCGGTCCACGGTTCGGACGCTCCCGAAACCGCTGCCGAAGAAATCAAGTATTTCTTCTCCGACGAAGAGCTCGTTGGCTAA
- a CDS encoding right-handed parallel beta-helix repeat-containing protein codes for MYQTSWLALVAALGALAPASALARDASPRVELQLKAAEELGAGVGLFVPFVLGDGTVVFGDGWLDYGPGDQFAASLGGGVRQQVGDWVIGANAHFDFLHSAHGFSYQQIAAGLELLGEDWEFRINGAAPLRDRQNEYDPASAAKIVGGSFVINQGYEVALYSVNAEVGYRVPIFADDSGKAWKVYAGTYALGSAITDTVVGLSLRSELTLQLDQQMIPGATLSLGGGLRHDSLQQTSANAYIRFSAPIGGAPAAPSASSPLFQRVERNPLVNTALGAFGADEAAVSSTGSGRVQQISSANGSAAQLNALIAAAGTDAIILASGDLLADSALTLMAGQILVGGGGVVNLTASDGQVVRYANPGSRTTIYGGSNGQALMNARLAAPTEPDVLVLADGSTVSTLSIIGGNNAIVANGVNNVTIDNVSISNVGADGIVLVDASNVTITNSTISKTFICESSFDCEFSIYDPESAPYAAISAIGVTGLTIGNVDIAEVTYGIFIAPDFNEDGEIVNETGDIRIDNVRITNSRREGVHIVSAENVALNQVHIDNLALDRSMDLMVLMNTQHLTLTNSSLKGGINGLMFAYASNLEGDLTSDMTISNLDIVGSDRSGIFMNPSSNIRFSDIRISDVGFFGLHLYGSDWGGGPVSDIQLDTFSVDRAGRGAMYFDGPIENIHGNISASNVPAGCTTNTAGWSSSGLTQAAGNVLSVNGSTVSSPSDCSHADPY; via the coding sequence ATGTATCAGACATCCTGGCTTGCCCTTGTGGCGGCCCTGGGCGCGCTTGCGCCTGCCTCCGCCCTCGCGCGGGACGCCTCGCCGCGCGTTGAATTGCAGCTGAAAGCCGCCGAAGAGCTTGGTGCAGGCGTCGGCCTCTTTGTCCCCTTCGTTCTGGGCGATGGCACTGTCGTCTTCGGCGACGGCTGGCTTGACTACGGTCCTGGCGACCAGTTTGCGGCGTCTCTTGGCGGTGGCGTTCGCCAGCAGGTGGGCGACTGGGTCATCGGCGCCAATGCCCACTTTGACTTCCTCCATTCGGCGCACGGCTTCAGCTACCAGCAGATCGCTGCTGGCCTCGAACTGCTTGGCGAAGACTGGGAATTCCGCATCAACGGTGCCGCACCGCTGCGCGACCGGCAGAACGAATACGATCCCGCGTCGGCGGCCAAGATCGTCGGCGGCAGCTTTGTCATCAATCAGGGCTATGAAGTCGCCCTCTACTCGGTCAATGCCGAAGTGGGCTATCGGGTACCGATCTTTGCGGACGACAGTGGCAAGGCCTGGAAAGTTTACGCCGGAACCTATGCCCTGGGCTCCGCGATCACGGATACGGTTGTCGGACTCTCGCTGCGCAGCGAGCTGACCCTCCAACTCGACCAACAGATGATCCCGGGCGCAACGCTGTCGCTGGGTGGTGGCCTGCGGCACGACAGCCTGCAGCAGACTTCGGCCAATGCCTATATCCGCTTCAGCGCGCCCATCGGTGGCGCGCCCGCCGCGCCGTCGGCCAGCTCGCCCCTGTTCCAGCGCGTCGAGCGCAATCCGCTGGTCAACACGGCGCTCGGCGCTTTCGGCGCCGACGAAGCCGCTGTTTCCAGCACGGGCTCGGGCAGGGTGCAGCAGATATCGTCCGCCAATGGCTCGGCAGCACAGCTCAACGCTCTGATCGCCGCGGCGGGAACTGATGCCATTATTCTCGCTTCCGGCGACCTCCTTGCCGATAGCGCCCTGACCTTGATGGCCGGTCAGATCCTCGTCGGCGGTGGTGGTGTCGTCAATCTCACCGCATCCGATGGTCAGGTGGTCCGATATGCCAATCCAGGCAGCCGCACCACCATCTATGGCGGCTCCAATGGCCAGGCACTGATGAATGCTCGCCTTGCCGCACCCACCGAACCCGATGTCCTCGTTCTGGCCGATGGCTCGACGGTTTCGACTCTTTCCATCATCGGCGGCAACAACGCCATCGTCGCCAATGGCGTGAACAATGTGACGATCGACAACGTGTCGATTTCCAATGTGGGGGCCGACGGCATCGTCCTCGTCGATGCCAGCAATGTCACCATCACCAATAGCACCATCAGCAAAACCTTCATCTGCGAAAGCAGCTTCGACTGCGAATTCTCCATCTATGACCCGGAAAGCGCTCCCTATGCTGCGATCAGCGCAATTGGTGTCACCGGCCTGACCATCGGTAATGTCGACATCGCCGAAGTCACCTACGGCATTTTCATTGCCCCCGACTTCAATGAGGATGGCGAGATCGTCAACGAGACCGGTGACATCAGGATCGACAACGTCCGGATCACCAACAGCCGCCGTGAGGGTGTCCACATCGTCTCGGCCGAGAACGTCGCCCTCAATCAAGTTCACATCGACAACCTCGCGCTCGACCGGTCGATGGATCTCATGGTGCTGATGAACACGCAGCACCTGACCTTGACCAATTCCTCCCTCAAGGGTGGTATCAACGGCCTGATGTTTGCCTATGCGTCGAACCTCGAAGGCGATCTCACCAGCGACATGACGATTTCCAACCTCGATATCGTCGGCTCGGACCGCTCGGGTATTTTCATGAACCCCAGCAGCAATATCCGCTTCAGCGACATCCGCATCAGCGACGTCGGCTTCTTCGGCCTGCATCTTTACGGGTCGGATTGGGGCGGTGGTCCTGTCAGCGATATCCAGCTCGACACCTTCTCGGTCGACAGGGCAGGCCGCGGCGCCATGTATTTCGACGGACCGATCGAGAATATCCACGGCAACATCTCGGCTTCCAATGTGCCGGCGGGTTGCACCACCAATACAGCGGGCTGGAGCAGCTCGGGTCTGACTCAGGCGGCCGGTAATGTCCTCAGCGTCAATGGCTCTACTGTCAGTTCCCCATCGGACTGCAGCCACGCTGATCCTTACTGA
- a CDS encoding ABC-F family ATP-binding cassette domain-containing protein: MLNINSLTYRIQGRELFEDASVVLPTGSKTGFVGKNGTGKTTLFHLIQGHIGADSGGFELDKKARIGAVAQEAPAGNESVLDVVLAADKERTALLAEAETATDPDRIGDIYTRLADIDAYSAEGRASSILKGLGFEQDRQNAPTHELSGGWRMRVALAGVLFSQPDLLLLDEPTNYLDLEGTLWLEKYLATYPYTVFMISHDRDLLNKSVNSIIHLEHRKLTFYKGNYDTFETTRRMQMELNNKSRDKALDQVAHLQKFVDRFKAKATKAKQAQSRMKMIEKLKPPAAMFDEYAAPFKFQQPKDEPPTPMITLDRVAAGYGDRTILRNVTMRIDPDDRIALIGVNGNGKSTFAKLLAGDIEVQDGTLRKGKKLEIAHFAQHQMDKLQPEWTPLEHMVDLMPLDNEARRRSRLAQMGLTTSRMDTKAKNLSGGERARLLMGIITFGGPGMMILDEPTNHLDIDSRDALVHALNDYEGAVLIISHDRHLIEATCDTLWIAENGGIRELDEDLDSYQRNITSTKEKPSGGGGKGEAKLSKQEAAAKRAEVAPIKASIKDAETKIARLKKEIEKVDAQLEDPKVYNGPADKLIALGKDKARFTADLETTEESWLELSAQLEEAERGQG; this comes from the coding sequence ATGTTGAATATCAATAGCCTCACCTATCGCATCCAGGGCCGCGAGCTGTTCGAGGATGCGTCCGTCGTGCTGCCGACCGGCTCCAAGACGGGTTTTGTGGGCAAGAACGGCACGGGCAAGACCACGCTGTTTCATCTGATCCAGGGCCATATCGGTGCCGATTCAGGCGGGTTCGAGCTGGACAAGAAGGCGCGGATCGGGGCGGTGGCGCAGGAAGCGCCGGCCGGCAATGAAAGCGTACTGGACGTGGTGCTGGCAGCCGACAAGGAGCGCACGGCGCTGCTTGCGGAGGCGGAGACCGCAACCGATCCGGACCGCATTGGCGATATTTATACGCGACTGGCCGATATCGATGCCTATTCGGCGGAGGGACGCGCCTCGTCGATCCTCAAGGGGCTCGGCTTCGAGCAGGACCGGCAGAATGCGCCGACACACGAATTGTCGGGGGGCTGGCGCATGCGTGTGGCGCTGGCCGGCGTGCTGTTTTCGCAACCGGACCTCTTGCTGCTGGACGAACCGACCAACTATCTCGATCTCGAAGGCACGCTGTGGCTGGAGAAATATCTCGCCACTTATCCCTATACGGTCTTCATGATCAGCCATGATCGCGATCTGCTCAACAAGTCCGTCAATTCGATCATCCATCTCGAGCATCGCAAGCTGACCTTCTACAAGGGCAATTACGACACGTTCGAAACCACCCGCCGCATGCAGATGGAGCTCAACAACAAGAGCCGCGACAAGGCGCTGGACCAGGTGGCGCATCTGCAGAAGTTCGTCGATCGCTTCAAGGCGAAGGCGACCAAGGCCAAGCAGGCGCAGTCGCGCATGAAGATGATCGAAAAGCTGAAGCCGCCGGCGGCGATGTTCGACGAATATGCTGCGCCGTTCAAATTCCAGCAGCCCAAGGACGAGCCCCCTACCCCCATGATCACGCTCGATCGCGTAGCAGCGGGCTATGGCGACCGGACGATCCTGCGCAATGTGACGATGCGGATCGATCCCGATGACCGTATTGCGCTGATCGGCGTCAATGGTAACGGCAAGTCGACCTTTGCCAAGCTCCTGGCAGGCGACATCGAGGTGCAGGACGGCACGCTGCGCAAGGGCAAGAAGCTTGAGATTGCTCACTTTGCCCAGCACCAGATGGACAAGTTGCAGCCGGAATGGACGCCGCTTGAGCATATGGTCGACCTGATGCCGCTCGACAACGAGGCACGGCGCCGGAGCCGGCTGGCGCAGATGGGGCTGACGACATCGCGCATGGACACTAAGGCGAAAAACCTTTCGGGTGGCGAGCGGGCGCGCCTGTTGATGGGCATCATCACCTTCGGCGGTCCGGGGATGATGATCCTCGACGAGCCCACCAACCATCTCGACATCGACAGCCGCGATGCGCTGGTGCATGCGCTCAACGACTATGAGGGCGCGGTGCTGATCATTTCGCATGATCGCCACCTGATCGAAGCGACCTGCGACACGCTGTGGATTGCCGAAAACGGCGGCATTCGTGAGCTGGACGAGGATCTCGACAGCTATCAGCGCAACATCACCTCCACCAAGGAAAAGCCTAGCGGCGGTGGCGGCAAGGGCGAGGCCAAGCTGAGCAAGCAGGAAGCGGCCGCCAAGCGCGCCGAAGTGGCGCCGATCAAGGCCAGCATCAAGGATGCCGAAACGAAGATCGCCCGGCTCAAGAAAGAGATCGAAAAGGTCGATGCGCAGCTCGAAGACCCCAAGGTCTATAATGGTCCGGCCGACAAGCTGATCGCCTTGGGCAAGGACAAGGCGCGGTTCACCGCTGACCTCGAAACGACCGAGGAAAGCTGGCTGGAGCTGAGTGCGCAGCTCGAAGAGGCCGAGCGCGGCCAAGGCTGA
- a CDS encoding DUF4344 domain-containing metallopeptidase, translating to MSLFRKLFFGLAIGLPLLATGAQALEMTKQQRIEQRRFAYNNSLFVLYHEVGHLVFHQLDLPILGREEDAADNFASWTLLRQGTSVAQKVMEDASHGWLLSGVAYNSGGDESDFAAAHSLDKQRAYQIVCLAIGMDEDAFRPIANEYRIDRDRQESCAWDYEMVDRSFDNLLEGSGTKKGMGTDVVVTYHHVGGRLKAAADAFKSSGVFDQVADELRTRYRLREPVQFNAKRCGEANAFYDPDTVEVIFCYELMQDYMDLFADDLAEQIANSPAGKQKIR from the coding sequence ATGTCCCTGTTCAGGAAGCTGTTTTTCGGGCTGGCCATCGGCCTGCCCCTGCTGGCAACCGGCGCACAGGCGCTTGAAATGACCAAGCAGCAGCGCATCGAGCAACGCCGCTTTGCTTATAACAACAGTCTCTTCGTGCTCTATCACGAAGTAGGACATTTGGTGTTCCACCAGCTCGACCTGCCTATTCTGGGGCGCGAGGAAGATGCGGCGGACAATTTCGCCAGCTGGACCTTGCTGCGCCAGGGCACCAGTGTCGCCCAGAAGGTGATGGAGGATGCCTCGCATGGCTGGCTGCTGTCCGGTGTGGCCTACAATAGCGGCGGCGATGAAAGCGATTTCGCGGCGGCGCATAGTCTCGACAAGCAGCGCGCCTATCAGATAGTGTGCCTTGCCATCGGCATGGACGAAGATGCGTTCCGCCCGATCGCCAATGAATATCGCATCGACCGCGACCGGCAGGAAAGCTGCGCCTGGGACTATGAGATGGTCGACCGGTCCTTCGACAATCTGCTCGAAGGCAGCGGGACCAAGAAGGGCATGGGCACCGATGTCGTGGTGACCTATCACCATGTCGGCGGGCGGCTGAAGGCGGCGGCTGACGCGTTCAAGTCCAGCGGCGTGTTCGACCAGGTGGCGGATGAATTGCGGACGCGCTATCGGCTGCGCGAGCCGGTGCAGTTCAATGCCAAGCGCTGCGGCGAGGCCAATGCCTTCTACGATCCAGATACCGTGGAGGTCATTTTCTGCTACGAGCTGATGCAGGACTATATGGATCTCTTTGCCGACGACCTGGCCGAGCAGATTGCCAATTCACCAGCCGGTAAACAGAAAATCAGGTAA
- a CDS encoding DUF4344 domain-containing metallopeptidase, which translates to MRVSSLILAALTFVMAPITHVFAQDEIPEEDISAAVEFALHDASFTLYHEIGHMLVGELGIPVLGKEEDAADALATIMLLTDDEDDDSYNALVDSADGWYFNAVKSTGAGVEDFSYYDEHSLDIQRAYAMVCLMVGKDPEAFEQTAEAYELDQDRIDGCAYTYDQAYTSWTTLLEPHAMTDEPGAEITVVYEDGGDYQEFADLIQEREVLEKAANLVMSRYVLPGPVTFRGAQCGEANAYYSPSDSEITYCYELAADMFQLYLGDILGYGGGEAEEE; encoded by the coding sequence ATGCGTGTTTCGTCACTCATTCTCGCGGCCCTGACCTTTGTCATGGCGCCGATTACCCATGTCTTTGCCCAGGATGAAATACCCGAAGAGGATATTTCGGCGGCCGTAGAATTCGCGCTGCATGACGCCAGTTTCACGCTCTATCACGAGATCGGCCACATGCTGGTGGGCGAGTTGGGCATTCCGGTGCTGGGCAAGGAAGAAGACGCCGCCGATGCATTGGCGACGATCATGCTGCTCACCGACGACGAGGATGACGACAGCTATAATGCGCTCGTCGACAGCGCTGATGGCTGGTATTTCAACGCCGTAAAATCGACTGGCGCGGGCGTCGAAGATTTTTCCTACTACGACGAGCATAGCCTCGATATTCAGCGCGCCTATGCCATGGTCTGCCTTATGGTGGGCAAGGATCCCGAGGCCTTCGAGCAGACCGCCGAGGCCTATGAACTGGATCAGGACAGGATCGACGGCTGCGCCTATACCTATGACCAGGCCTATACGTCGTGGACGACATTGCTTGAGCCGCATGCGATGACGGACGAGCCGGGTGCGGAGATCACCGTGGTCTATGAGGATGGCGGCGACTATCAGGAGTTTGCCGATCTGATCCAGGAACGCGAAGTGCTGGAAAAGGCCGCCAATCTGGTGATGTCACGCTATGTGCTGCCAGGGCCGGTCACCTTCCGTGGGGCGCAGTGCGGCGAGGCCAATGCCTATTACAGCCCCTCGGACAGCGAGATCACCTATTGCTACGAACTGGCTGCCGACATGTTCCAGCTCTATCTCGGCGATATCCTAGGCTATGGCGGTGGCGAGGCTGAGGAGGAATAG
- a CDS encoding YitT family protein, whose amino-acid sequence MTPDLSSPSKHTLPEDIFAILIGTILVSLGIVLYSRVTLTTGSTAGLALLLQYVTGIGFGLLFFVINLPFYVLAVWRMGWPFAIKTFISVALVSFFTANIPHWMVLGRVEPLFAALIGGGLIGLGVLSLFRHRASVGGINILSLYLQDRFGIRAGLFQLGVDGVILVAALFVLPFDRVFYSILGALVMNAIIGLNHKPGRYVGFS is encoded by the coding sequence ATGACCCCCGATCTTTCCAGCCCCAGCAAGCACACGCTGCCCGAAGACATTTTCGCCATCCTGATCGGCACGATCCTGGTCTCGCTGGGCATCGTGCTCTATTCCCGCGTGACGCTCACCACTGGCAGCACGGCAGGTCTGGCCCTGTTGCTCCAATATGTGACCGGCATCGGTTTCGGCCTGCTGTTCTTCGTCATCAACCTGCCGTTTTATGTGCTGGCCGTCTGGCGCATGGGCTGGCCCTTCGCCATCAAGACCTTCATCAGCGTGGCGCTGGTCTCCTTCTTCACCGCCAATATTCCACACTGGATGGTGCTGGGTCGCGTCGAACCGCTCTTCGCCGCGTTGATCGGCGGCGGGCTGATAGGCCTCGGAGTTCTCTCGCTTTTTCGCCATCGCGCCAGCGTCGGTGGCATCAATATCCTGTCGCTCTACCTGCAGGATCGCTTCGGCATCCGCGCCGGTCTGTTCCAGCTTGGCGTTGACGGCGTCATCCTCGTGGCAGCACTTTTCGTCCTGCCCTTCGACCGCGTTTTCTATTCGATCCTCGGCGCTTTGGTGATGAACGCCATCATCGGCCTCAATCACAAACCAGGCCGCTACGTCGGCTTCAGCTAG
- a CDS encoding DNA polymerase III subunit chi — protein MAEVLFYHLEPRPLEAVIPALLEKTLERGWRAVVELGSTERAEALDAHLWTFRDDSFLPHGLAGDEADAHQPILLTTGHDNPNQAEVRFFVDRAVPQSTEGYVRVVYMFSGHDPDAVAEARLAWRALKPDNALTYWQQEPDGRWVKKA, from the coding sequence ATGGCTGAAGTCCTGTTCTATCACCTCGAACCACGCCCGCTTGAGGCCGTCATTCCGGCCCTGCTGGAAAAGACGCTCGAGCGCGGCTGGCGTGCGGTGGTGGAACTGGGCTCGACCGAGCGGGCCGAAGCGCTCGATGCCCACCTCTGGACCTTCCGTGATGACAGCTTCCTGCCCCATGGTCTGGCCGGAGACGAGGCCGATGCCCATCAGCCCATCTTGCTAACCACAGGGCACGACAATCCAAACCAGGCCGAAGTGCGATTCTTCGTGGATCGCGCCGTGCCGCAGTCGACCGAGGGCTATGTGCGCGTCGTCTACATGTTTTCCGGCCACGATCCCGACGCCGTTGCAGAAGCGCGCCTTGCCTGGCGCGCCCTCAAACCCGACAATGCGCTAACCTATTGGCAGCAGGAACCCGACGGTCGCTGGGTGAAAAAGGCATGA